One window of Desulfobulbaceae bacterium genomic DNA carries:
- the rpsS gene encoding 30S ribosomal protein S19, with the protein MARSIKKGPFVDSHLHEKVVKAKETNSRKVIKTWSRRSDIIPDMIGLSFAVHNGRKFIPVFVSENMVGGKLGEYAPTRTFFGHAGGKKGKK; encoded by the coding sequence ATGGCGCGTTCAATAAAAAAAGGACCCTTTGTTGATTCCCATCTGCACGAAAAAGTTGTTAAGGCGAAAGAGACAAATTCTCGGAAGGTAATTAAAACATGGTCTCGTCGATCAGACATCATCCCTGATATGATTGGATTATCATTTGCCGTGCACAACGGGAGGAAATTTATCCCCGTTTTTGTTTCAGAAAACATGGTTGGCGGAAAACTTGGTGAGTATGCTCCAACTCGGACTTTTTTTGGTCATGCCGGCGGGAAGAAGGGAAAAAAATAA
- a CDS encoding 50S ribosomal protein L22, producing the protein MEAKAVLRNCRISPQKARLIANLVRGVHVEAAINSLRFMPQKGAAIIRKVLESAVANAKQNDSIDVDTLYIRTIFVDGGPMLKRIMPRAMGRANRILKRSSHITIVVDEQ; encoded by the coding sequence ATGGAAGCAAAAGCAGTTTTACGAAACTGTCGGATATCTCCGCAAAAGGCCAGGCTTATTGCAAATCTGGTTAGAGGGGTACATGTTGAGGCAGCGATTAATTCACTTCGGTTTATGCCCCAGAAAGGTGCTGCGATAATTCGAAAGGTATTAGAGTCAGCAGTTGCTAATGCTAAACAGAATGATTCGATAGATGTCGACACGTTATACATAAGAACTATATTCGTCGATGGCGGTCCGATGCTTAAAAGGATTATGCCTAGAGCAATGGGGAGGGCTAACCGTATTCTTAAGAGGTCTAGCCATATAACCATTGTTGTTGATGAACAATAA
- the rplP gene encoding 50S ribosomal protein L16, which produces MLSPKKVKHRKQFKGHMRGEAQRGSTIEFGEFALKATECGKLTSQMIEAGRVAINRKIKRGGKMWVRIFPNKPFTKKPAETRMGGGKGAPEGWVAVIKPGKILYEIQGIEPEVAMEALTLARHKFPFDTKIITKESTL; this is translated from the coding sequence ATGCTGAGTCCTAAGAAAGTCAAACATCGTAAGCAGTTTAAGGGTCATATGCGTGGTGAAGCCCAGCGAGGCTCGACCATCGAGTTCGGTGAATTTGCTCTTAAAGCCACTGAGTGCGGAAAACTGACATCACAAATGATAGAAGCCGGTCGTGTAGCCATTAACCGCAAGATAAAACGTGGCGGTAAAATGTGGGTAAGAATTTTTCCGAATAAACCATTTACCAAAAAACCTGCTGAAACAAGAATGGGTGGAGGTAAAGGAGCACCTGAAGGTTGGGTTGCTGTGATTAAGCCAGGGAAGATTCTCTACGAGATTCAGGGAATTGAGCCTGAAGTTGCCATGGAAGCTTTAACTTTAGCAAGACACAAATTTCCATTTGATACAAAGATTATCACTAAGGAATCAACCTTATGA
- the rpsC gene encoding 30S ribosomal protein S3, protein MGQKVNPIGLRLNIIRSWESTWYAGKDYSKFLLEDHTLRKFLKKRLYHAGLSRVQIARTGDKIRIKLFTARPGIVIGKKGAEIETLKAELEKLTSRTCVLDIQEVRRPEADAQLVAENVAMQLERRVAFRRAMKKAVNMALKFGAKGIKISCSGRLGGAEIARNEWYREGRVPLHTLRANIDYGLAESLTTFGIIGVKVWIFKGEVLSDAENVI, encoded by the coding sequence TTGGGCCAGAAAGTTAATCCAATTGGTTTGCGCCTTAATATAATTCGTTCATGGGAATCTACTTGGTATGCAGGGAAAGACTATTCAAAGTTTTTACTTGAAGATCATACTTTAAGAAAATTTCTCAAAAAACGTCTTTATCATGCAGGGCTCTCAAGGGTGCAGATAGCAAGGACCGGAGACAAGATACGCATTAAGCTCTTCACAGCCCGCCCAGGTATTGTAATTGGCAAAAAAGGAGCTGAAATAGAGACGCTTAAGGCTGAATTGGAGAAACTGACTAGCCGAACCTGCGTTTTGGATATTCAGGAGGTAAGACGTCCTGAGGCCGATGCACAGCTTGTTGCTGAAAATGTTGCAATGCAGCTTGAGCGAAGGGTCGCTTTCCGTCGAGCAATGAAAAAGGCTGTTAATATGGCCTTGAAGTTTGGAGCAAAAGGTATTAAGATATCCTGCTCTGGTCGATTAGGTGGAGCAGAGATTGCTCGGAATGAATGGTACAGAGAAGGACGTGTCCCACTTCATACTTTAAGGGCAAATATAGATTATGGTTTGGCTGAGTCACTAACAACTTTTGGTATCATAGGCGTTAAAGTCTGGATATTTAAAGGTGAAGTACTTAGCGACGCAGAGAATGTAATTTAA